Part of the Kangiella geojedonensis genome is shown below.
TAACAAAATACATTTAGGTGGTACTGAACAAAAACTTTACAATGTTTATACTCTAGGTGGGGAGTGGTGCGAACCATATTACCAGTCAAAAAAGGCTTTAGTAGAAGTCTTGAAAGATAAAGATGGCTGGCTTTTAGAAGCATACTTCACGGTAGAGAAAGACTCCATGGGAGAGCTGTTCATTGCTGATTTCACATTTGGCGAAGTGGCTGGGGTAAACCTAGACTCTCTCAAAACTTATCTTCTGGAGCCATATTACTTGGCTGATGAAAATGAAATTAGCCCGTTCCAGTTAAAGGAAAGCTTAGAGACTGGAGATATTGTAAAGGCTAATGGAAGAGTCTTTCTCAAAAAATCGGTATATATAAAAGAGCTGCAATCAGCTATCAGCGCCCAACAAAAGAATTGAGCTTACCTCTTAGGCAGGTATCTCAACGGATCAACTGGCTTACCTTTGAAGCGGATTTCGAAGTGGAGTTTTGGGATATCTGAATCTGTATTACCAATTTCAGCAATTTTCTGCCCAGCTTTGATGATTTCGTTTTCTTTTACTAATAAGCGCTTGTTGTGCGCATAAGCACTAATAAAATCATTGTTGTGCTTGACGATAATTAAGTTTCCATAGCCTCGCAAACCTCGCCCTGAGTAAACCACGAGACCGGGAGCTGCAGCCCTGACGGGTTCTCCCATATTACCGGCAATATCAATACCACGAGAGCCTTTTACGCCAGTGAACCGAGTAATAACCTTACCCATATTTGGCCACATCCAATACTTCACAGGTCTACTGGTATAGCTACTAGTCGTTGCAGGTTTGGCTTTTGGTTTCTTTTTTACAGGCTCAGCTTTCTTTGGGGTCGAAATGGTCTTCTTTGGCTTTGGCGTATTCTTTGCAGTGCTAGAGCTGGTATTAGTCGTTGGTTTATTATTAGGTTTGTTAGTACTTGTTACTGTCGGTCGCTCTACGGTGGTTACAGCCGTTCGGCTAACTTCTTGTACGCCACGGCGACTACTGACGACAGTGTTTGATGAGTTGTCGTTTTTTGCGATCTGCGAGGTATCCACTTGGCGATCGCTTTCGTATTGACGCGCTTTTTCAAGATCGAGTTTTTGGCCTGGGTAGATAGTGTAAGTAGCATCTATATTATTGGCTTCGGCTAACGTTTTGTAATCAAAGCCATACCGAAAAGCAATCGAATAAAGCGTATCTGCGGGCTTAACGATATAGAATTGTTGGCTGTTATCGACCTCGGTTGGAGGGTAAAAGCTATGGAGCTTGGCACCTTCGCCCGTCGCCTCTCGCTCTTCTACGGGCGCTAAACGAGGGTTACCGCACCCTTGCAATAAATACAGACCTAAAACAATCGCCACAATCCACAAGGACCGCACCGCCGAACGCTTTAAAATGTCTTTGGTCTCTTTTTGCATTTACGAGCTAATCCCTACGCAGAAGTTATTGTAAACTCAAGATATTGAAAGTTAAGGGTTATTTGCCATTAGTTTGAGACAGTATAAATAATATAGGCTAAAACACCTAATATCAGCACGCCCCAACCGATCCACTCTACATATTGACGCAATTTATGCTCCATTTGTTCCCCACCCCACTTCACTAATCCTCCAATAAGGAAGAATTGAGCACTTCGTGCAATGATAGAAGCAATCAGAAAAGGAACAAATGCCATCCCCAGCGCACCAGCGGTTAAGGTGAACATTTTATAGGGTACTGGTGAAAACCCAGCCACCAACACAACCCAGACTCCATATTCCGCAAACCAATCTAAGGCGCGGTTATAGGTACTTTCATAGCCCAGCTCGATAATCCAGGGCAGAACCCAAGACTCAAACGCAAAGGCACCGATGATGTAAGCAACAACACCACCTAGCACTGAGGTGGTAGCTGCGATAAAAGCAAGCCATAAAGCTCTATTTGGTTTAGCCAGCGCCATTGGCGCTAACATTACTGCGGTAGGAATTGGAAAGAAAATGGACTCGATGAAACTAATAAAACCCAAAATATAAACAGCATACTGATGACGCGCCCAACGCAGGCAAGCATCATACATTTTGGTAAAAATTTTCATCGAGCAACACCGCTGACTAAAGGCACAAATTTCACTTTTTCGATAAAGGTTTCTTCTATCTTAGCGCCCTTACGCTGAACCAGAATTAAATCTTGAGAAGATTCAGTCGATCCGACTGGAATCATCATACGACCACCGTCAGCAAGTTGGCTGACTAACCGCTCAGGAATACTCGGCGGCGCTGCAGTGACGATAATCCCATCAAATGGTGCATATTGATGCCAGCCATTGAATCCATCAGCAAATAAGTATTGGATATTATGTTGACCGATGCCAGTTAAGGTTTTGCGAGCCTGCATGTGTAGCGCCCGAATACGCTCTACGGTAAAAACCGTTTTAGCGACCTTGCCTAGAATAGAGGTTTGGTAACCACAACCTGTGCCGATTTCCAGCACCTTATTCATACTCCCCGTTTCCATCAGCATTTCGGTCATTCGTGCGACGATATAAGGTTGTGAGATAGTTTGCCCCATACCAATAGGAAGCGCCGTATCTTCGTAGGCTCTGTGCGATAAACCTTCGTCAATAAACAGGTGTCGAGGCGTTAACCCTATGATTTTTAATAGTTCTTCGTTCTTAATGCCTTCGGCTCTTAACCGCTCCACAAGGCGTGTGCGCGTCCGCGCAGATGTCATGCCAGTTCCCGAAATGTGTGTTGCATTCATATATTTATTATCTGTATTAGTTATCGATAGTTTTTAAAAAACCTTCAAGCTCGTCAAAACTATTGTAAGCCGTTAAATCAACATTAATTGGCGTTACCGAAACGTAGCCATTTAAAACCGCATGAAAATCAGTACCTTCCCCCACGTCTTGGCCTTCAGGCAGCGGTCCTAACCAATAAATCGGACGACCTTTTGGATCTTTATCGGGAATTATAGTATCAGCACGGTGACGATTTCCCAAGCGCGTTAATTTAATTCCTTTCAATTCGTCGTAAGGTACATCAGGAACATTAATATTTAAGACACGATTTTGCTCCATTGGGTGTGTCTCTAAGCCTTTGATAATGTTCACCGCAACTTTGGCTGCTGTTACATAGTGTTCACAATTATGCCCCACCAAAGACACGGCTACTGCAGGATAGCCCAGTGCGCGCCCTTCCATCGCGGCGGCGACAGTCCCTGAATACAAAGTATCATCGCCAAGATTGGCACCCGTATTAATCCCAGCAACCACCATATCTGGTGGCTCAGGCATAAGCTGATGCGTTCCTAAATGCACACAATCCGTCGGTGTACCTGTCACTGAGTAAAACCCACGTTCTGTTTCATTAACTCGTATCGGCTTGTCTAAAGTCAATGAATTACTGGCACCACTACGGTTTCTATCGGGCGCCACCGTGGTAACCTCCGCAATCTTTGACAAGTGGTCGAAAAGCGTACTTATTCCAGGTGCGAAGTGTCCATCATCGTTACTTAATAATATTTTCATACGACTCATTTAGTAATTTATGCATTTAAGGCGTCTTAGTCTCAACCAGCGAAACAATCTCTCGCAAAAAGCTGGTCGCAAAAGCACCTTTTGGTAAATCAAAAGATAAGGTTAACTCAGTGTC
Proteins encoded:
- the surE gene encoding 5'/3'-nucleotidase SurE, with amino-acid sequence MKILLSNDDGHFAPGISTLFDHLSKIAEVTTVAPDRNRSGASNSLTLDKPIRVNETERGFYSVTGTPTDCVHLGTHQLMPEPPDMVVAGINTGANLGDDTLYSGTVAAAMEGRALGYPAVAVSLVGHNCEHYVTAAKVAVNIIKGLETHPMEQNRVLNINVPDVPYDELKGIKLTRLGNRHRADTIIPDKDPKGRPIYWLGPLPEGQDVGEGTDFHAVLNGYVSVTPINVDLTAYNSFDELEGFLKTIDN
- a CDS encoding protein-L-isoaspartate(D-aspartate) O-methyltransferase translates to MNATHISGTGMTSARTRTRLVERLRAEGIKNEELLKIIGLTPRHLFIDEGLSHRAYEDTALPIGMGQTISQPYIVARMTEMLMETGSMNKVLEIGTGCGYQTSILGKVAKTVFTVERIRALHMQARKTLTGIGQHNIQYLFADGFNGWHQYAPFDGIIVTAAPPSIPERLVSQLADGGRMMIPVGSTESSQDLILVQRKGAKIEETFIEKVKFVPLVSGVAR
- a CDS encoding YqaA family protein, whose amino-acid sequence is MKIFTKMYDACLRWARHQYAVYILGFISFIESIFFPIPTAVMLAPMALAKPNRALWLAFIAATTSVLGGVVAYIIGAFAFESWVLPWIIELGYESTYNRALDWFAEYGVWVVLVAGFSPVPYKMFTLTAGALGMAFVPFLIASIIARSAQFFLIGGLVKWGGEQMEHKLRQYVEWIGWGVLILGVLAYIIYTVSN
- a CDS encoding peptidoglycan DD-metalloendopeptidase family protein, which encodes MQKETKDILKRSAVRSLWIVAIVLGLYLLQGCGNPRLAPVEEREATGEGAKLHSFYPPTEVDNSQQFYIVKPADTLYSIAFRYGFDYKTLAEANNIDATYTIYPGQKLDLEKARQYESDRQVDTSQIAKNDNSSNTVVSSRRGVQEVSRTAVTTVERPTVTSTNKPNNKPTTNTSSSTAKNTPKPKKTISTPKKAEPVKKKPKAKPATTSSYTSRPVKYWMWPNMGKVITRFTGVKGSRGIDIAGNMGEPVRAAAPGLVVYSGRGLRGYGNLIIVKHNNDFISAYAHNKRLLVKENEIIKAGQKIAEIGNTDSDIPKLHFEIRFKGKPVDPLRYLPKR